The proteins below come from a single Deinococcus aerolatus genomic window:
- the map gene encoding type I methionyl aminopeptidase, with translation MSRVSLKSAREIEAMRRAGALVAETFRVLDPFVKPGVTLAELDRIAEEHIRKAGATPAYLGYGPRTNPFPATICASVNEVICHGIPDGRVLQEGDIIGVDIGVLMDGVYGDACYTYTVGTVTPEVQALVDTTREALAAGLEVVRPNARTGDIGHAIQTLAEGRGYGVVREYTGHGIGKRLHEEPTIYHHGARYTGLKLQPGMVFTIEPMINLGRPETRLLDDGWTVITADQQPSAQFEHTLVVTPRGHEILTL, from the coding sequence ATGAGCCGCGTTTCCCTGAAATCCGCCCGCGAAATCGAGGCCATGCGCCGTGCGGGGGCGCTGGTCGCCGAAACCTTCCGGGTCCTGGACCCCTTCGTCAAGCCTGGCGTGACCCTGGCCGAACTGGACCGCATCGCCGAGGAACACATCCGCAAGGCCGGGGCCACCCCCGCGTACCTGGGCTACGGCCCGCGCACCAATCCCTTTCCCGCCACCATCTGCGCCAGCGTCAACGAGGTGATCTGCCACGGCATCCCCGACGGGCGCGTGCTGCAAGAGGGCGACATCATCGGCGTGGACATCGGCGTGCTGATGGACGGGGTCTACGGCGACGCCTGTTACACCTACACGGTGGGCACTGTCACCCCTGAAGTCCAGGCGCTGGTGGACACCACCCGCGAGGCGCTGGCCGCCGGGCTGGAGGTGGTGCGTCCCAATGCCCGCACCGGCGACATCGGCCACGCCATCCAGACGCTGGCCGAGGGCCGGGGCTACGGCGTGGTGCGTGAATACACCGGCCACGGCATCGGCAAGCGTCTGCACGAGGAACCCACCATCTACCACCACGGGGCGCGCTACACCGGCCTGAAACTGCAGCCCGGCATGGTCTTTACCATCGAGCCGATGATCAACCTGGGCCGTCCCGAAACCCGCCTGCTGGACGACGGCTGGACCGTGATCACGGCGGACCAGCAGCCCAGCGCCCAGTTCGAGCACACGCTGGTGGTCACGCCCAGGGGCCATGAAATCCTGACCCTGTGA
- a CDS encoding pentapeptide repeat-containing protein, giving the protein MTLPPKTRPPSPPKFPRGGLRTLVPAELEDESVFRGGVMEGGSLDAGTLQTVSFEGCVFREVNLSGVAWHLIRLKDVRLEGCDLSGARWTEAALERVQFTDCRLTGLQLPGAVLRHVRLTRALAPLSLWPTVDAKHLWLEDCDLTEAVFMDASLPGAVVRGCALGKTEFHGAALEGADLRGSDLQGVRLGLRELAGVTVEPVQLLELAHLLGVRVQELPEKA; this is encoded by the coding sequence GTGACGCTGCCCCCGAAAACGAGGCCCCCCAGCCCGCCAAAATTTCCACGCGGTGGCCTGCGAACCCTGGTGCCGGCGGAGCTGGAGGACGAATCGGTCTTCCGGGGCGGCGTCATGGAGGGCGGCTCGCTGGACGCGGGCACGCTGCAGACCGTGTCCTTCGAGGGCTGCGTGTTCCGCGAGGTCAACCTGAGCGGCGTGGCGTGGCACCTGATCCGTCTGAAGGACGTGCGCCTCGAGGGCTGTGACCTGAGCGGCGCACGCTGGACCGAGGCGGCGCTGGAGCGTGTGCAGTTCACCGACTGCCGCCTGACCGGTCTGCAATTGCCGGGCGCGGTGTTGCGCCACGTCCGCCTGACCCGTGCGCTGGCCCCGCTGTCGCTGTGGCCGACAGTGGACGCGAAACACCTGTGGCTGGAGGACTGCGACCTGACCGAGGCCGTGTTCATGGACGCGAGCCTGCCCGGCGCGGTGGTCCGGGGCTGCGCGCTGGGCAAGACCGAGTTTCACGGCGCGGCCCTGGAGGGAGCCGATCTGCGCGGTTCGGACCTTCAGGGCGTCCGCCTGGGCCTGCGGGAGCTGGCGGGCGTGACGGTCGAACCTGTTCAGCTGCTGGAGCTGGCCCACCTGCTGGGCGTGCGGGTGCAGGAGTTGCCGGAGAAGGCCTGA
- a CDS encoding histone deacetylase family protein: MAAPPHPFRALTAYRRAAYAAQPAPRRQFMAREFMLEMLERVGELLPLEDAPDLPWALAERVHDPAYLARWRGGDVTRAEERALGFAWTPAVVQRGLGSSGATLAATRDALRVGLGLNFGGGTHHAYADHAEGFSFLNDVVISARWLLDSGHARRILILDLDVHQGNGTAALLAQEARALTVSLHGANNYPFTKETAGLNIGLPDGTGNAAYLAAMDGQVAPAVAAFRPDFVFYLAGADVLAGDQLGKLALSLDGVRQRDARVFAWAARAHIPLVTVMAGGYNRDPQQLIAARVGTVEAALEAFSTGWTRPAAERWPT, from the coding sequence GTGGCTGCTCCCCCTCACCCGTTCCGCGCCCTGACCGCGTACCGCCGCGCCGCCTACGCCGCGCAGCCCGCGCCCCGGCGGCAGTTCATGGCCCGTGAATTCATGCTGGAAATGCTGGAGCGGGTGGGCGAACTGCTCCCGCTGGAGGACGCCCCGGACCTGCCCTGGGCGCTGGCCGAGCGGGTGCATGACCCGGCGTACCTGGCCCGCTGGCGCGGCGGCGACGTGACCCGCGCCGAGGAACGGGCCCTGGGCTTCGCCTGGACGCCGGCGGTGGTGCAGCGCGGCCTGGGCAGCAGCGGGGCCACCCTGGCCGCCACCCGCGACGCGCTACGGGTGGGGCTGGGCCTGAACTTTGGCGGCGGCACCCACCACGCCTACGCCGATCACGCCGAGGGCTTTTCCTTCCTGAACGACGTGGTGATCAGCGCCCGCTGGCTGCTGGACAGCGGTCACGCCCGCCGCATCCTGATTCTCGATCTGGACGTGCATCAGGGCAACGGCACGGCGGCCCTGCTGGCGCAGGAGGCGCGGGCGCTGACCGTCAGCCTGCACGGCGCGAACAACTACCCCTTTACCAAGGAAACGGCGGGTCTGAACATCGGCCTGCCCGACGGCACCGGGAACGCGGCGTACCTGGCGGCAATGGATGGGCAGGTGGCCCCCGCCGTGGCCGCTTTCCGCCCGGATTTCGTCTTCTATCTGGCAGGGGCGGACGTGCTGGCGGGCGATCAGCTGGGCAAGCTGGCGCTGAGCCTGGACGGCGTGCGCCAGCGCGACGCGCGCGTGTTCGCGTGGGCTGCCCGTGCCCACATTCCCCTGGTCACGGTGATGGCCGGAGGCTACAACCGCGACCCGCAGCAGCTGATCGCCGCGAGGGTGGGGACGGTAGAGGCCGCGCTGGAAGCCTTTTCAACGGGATGGACGCGGCCGGCAGCCGAACGGTGGCCCACTTGA
- a CDS encoding zinc metallopeptidase: protein MFLGPYTIPIIIVFVASMLIQGYLSRTYKKWGQVRNARGLTGADVARMMLDDNGLHDVKIIAVPGNLTDHYDPGKKTVNLSQSVHSVASVGAMAVAAHEVGHALQDRVRMPALVLRGKMAVPLSLGMNLAPWLLLAGILLRLSGLLWLGVVLFGAALLFHVVTLPVEFDASRRALVYLDSRGLNGTVEGQNGARNVLTAAALTYVAGFAMALVQFLNILGIARSNN from the coding sequence ATGTTTCTTGGCCCCTACACCATTCCCATCATCATCGTGTTCGTGGCGTCCATGCTGATCCAGGGCTACCTGAGCCGCACCTACAAGAAGTGGGGGCAGGTTCGCAATGCCCGGGGTCTGACCGGTGCGGACGTGGCCCGCATGATGCTGGACGACAACGGGTTGCACGACGTGAAGATCATTGCCGTTCCCGGCAACCTGACTGACCATTACGATCCCGGCAAGAAGACCGTCAACCTGAGCCAGAGCGTCCACAGTGTCGCCAGCGTTGGCGCGATGGCGGTGGCCGCCCACGAGGTCGGGCACGCCCTGCAGGACAGGGTCCGCATGCCCGCGCTGGTGCTGCGCGGCAAGATGGCCGTGCCGCTGAGCCTGGGCATGAACCTGGCCCCGTGGCTGCTGCTGGCGGGCATCTTGTTGCGACTGTCGGGCCTGCTGTGGCTGGGTGTGGTCCTGTTCGGCGCGGCGCTGCTGTTCCACGTGGTGACGCTGCCGGTGGAGTTCGACGCCAGCCGCCGGGCGCTGGTGTACCTGGACAGCCGGGGCCTCAACGGCACGGTGGAAGGCCAGAACGGCGCGAGGAACGTGCTGACCGCCGCCGCCCTGACCTACGTGGCCGGGTTTGCCATGGCCCTGGTGCAGTTTCTGAACATCCTGGGCATTGCCCGCAGCAACAACTGA
- a CDS encoding rhodanese-like domain-containing protein has product MEDITPQEGQDRVKQGAMLVDVREQSEYDEVHAQGATLLPLSELESRFTELPRDRELVMICRSGARSARAGEYLMQNGYDRVVNLGGGTLAWAEAGLPTEGAAAKGEAN; this is encoded by the coding sequence ATGGAAGACATCACCCCGCAGGAAGGACAGGACCGCGTCAAGCAGGGCGCCATGCTGGTGGACGTCCGCGAGCAGAGCGAGTACGACGAGGTTCACGCGCAGGGGGCCACGCTGCTGCCCCTGAGCGAACTGGAAAGCCGCTTCACGGAACTGCCCAGGGACCGCGAACTGGTGATGATCTGCCGCAGCGGCGCCCGCAGCGCCCGTGCAGGCGAGTACCTGATGCAGAACGGCTACGACCGCGTGGTCAACCTGGGCGGCGGCACGCTGGCCTGGGCCGAGGCCGGTCTGCCCACCGAGGGCGCTGCAGCTAAAGGAGAAGCGAACTGA
- a CDS encoding LysM peptidoglycan-binding domain-containing protein → MWPFGKNTADRVKEALNGQPRLKDLGLQVQEKGGNVTVTGMVPNDRYGNLVKVVAEGINGVKSVDTSGLIAQEAPQQAAPQDAGPSASDNSFTSGPVSGGTEIPASAGARPAPAAPSIEAEVKEMEERSKIAKAVHKAIRNNGELKDDPIDVLQSGNSVILRGVVDNDHEQRLAEKLAREVEGVSGVDISGLRVATGAKELSKEKDTQTGDTVYTVKAGDTLGAIAQKYYGDVTEYKKLAHYNNISNPDLIKVGQQIRIPG, encoded by the coding sequence ATGTGGCCTTTTGGGAAAAATACAGCGGACCGAGTCAAAGAAGCCCTCAACGGGCAGCCCCGGTTGAAGGACCTGGGACTGCAGGTGCAGGAGAAGGGCGGCAACGTTACCGTGACCGGCATGGTGCCCAATGACCGTTACGGCAACCTGGTCAAGGTGGTGGCCGAGGGCATCAACGGCGTCAAGAGCGTCGACACCAGCGGCCTGATCGCCCAGGAAGCGCCCCAGCAGGCCGCGCCTCAGGACGCGGGACCCAGCGCCTCGGACAACTCCTTCACGTCCGGCCCGGTCAGTGGCGGCACCGAGATTCCAGCCAGCGCCGGGGCCAGGCCCGCGCCCGCCGCGCCCAGTATTGAGGCGGAAGTCAAGGAGATGGAGGAGCGCAGCAAGATCGCCAAGGCCGTGCACAAGGCCATTCGCAACAACGGCGAGTTGAAGGATGATCCCATTGACGTGCTGCAGAGCGGCAACAGCGTGATCCTGCGCGGCGTGGTGGACAATGACCACGAGCAGCGTCTGGCCGAGAAGCTGGCCCGCGAGGTCGAGGGCGTGTCGGGCGTGGACATCAGCGGCCTGCGCGTGGCCACCGGGGCCAAGGAGCTGAGCAAGGAAAAGGATACCCAGACCGGCGACACCGTGTACACCGTCAAGGCGGGCGACACCCTGGGCGCGATTGCCCAGAAGTACTACGGAGACGTGACCGAATATAAGAAGCTCGCCCACTACAACAACATCAGCAACCCGGACCTGATCAAGGTGGGCCAGCAGATCCGCATCCCCGGCTGA
- a CDS encoding stage V sporulation protein S: METLRVSATSRPNAIAGAIAALLRSQGSVDIQAIGPAAVNQTVKALAIARGYLVNDGLDLCAQPAFVKLDVQNEERTALNFHVLARPLGSA, encoded by the coding sequence TTGGAAACCCTGCGCGTCTCTGCCACATCCCGTCCCAACGCCATCGCCGGGGCCATTGCTGCCCTGCTGCGGTCCCAGGGCAGCGTGGACATTCAGGCCATCGGCCCCGCCGCCGTCAACCAGACGGTCAAGGCGCTGGCAATTGCGCGCGGCTACCTGGTGAATGACGGGCTGGACCTGTGCGCCCAGCCGGCCTTTGTCAAGCTGGACGTCCAGAACGAGGAGCGCACCGCGCTGAATTTCCACGTGCTGGCTCGGCCTCTGGGTTCCGCCTAG
- a CDS encoding class-III pyridoxal-phosphate-dependent aminotransferase: MSAPVPALPPGFISADDVLHDRLSAPEVRRLELHYGNAELLYGLDLLGVAGPFARVNPWELEDENGVRRINASGYAATPFGEMPPVLTDFLHGFLDKNRSMGLPQQSSAPWRAALEANLVRLLARELPSHADSQVFFCSSGTEAVEGALKFAKAFRPASKFQISFDSGYHGKTLGSLSLTPNPEYQDIFRPLVPGALTSPYGDLDALKALIRRVGPDKITCVIVEPIQGEGGVNIPPPGFLSGLGEYCRRHGIVVIADEIQTGLGRTGHWFESAAQGLDPDIITLAKPLGGGMTAVGATIARHDIYKKMLGGLSSKRHSNTFGGGALAMAVGLKSLEYLIENDLPARSLELGRVGLQRLRATQQNHPRLLQEVRGQGLLLAMQFQPMLGVPLPGVLKELVFEATALLALRELHQSGVMANLSLSSKRTVRLTPALDMPHDVFDTMLDRVDSFAGRRPVSRDLLTGTPPVLTARLAKFAASKPKKRTPSDG, translated from the coding sequence ATGTCTGCGCCCGTTCCTGCCCTGCCCCCCGGTTTCATTTCCGCCGACGATGTCCTGCATGACCGCCTGAGCGCTCCGGAAGTCCGCCGCCTGGAACTGCACTACGGCAACGCCGAGCTGCTGTACGGGCTGGACCTGCTGGGCGTGGCCGGGCCATTTGCACGCGTGAATCCCTGGGAACTGGAAGACGAGAACGGCGTGCGCCGCATCAACGCCAGCGGGTACGCGGCCACGCCGTTTGGCGAGATGCCGCCCGTGCTGACCGACTTTCTGCATGGATTTCTCGACAAGAACCGCTCAATGGGCCTGCCGCAGCAGTCCAGTGCCCCGTGGCGCGCGGCGCTGGAGGCCAACCTGGTCCGCCTGCTGGCCCGTGAACTGCCCAGTCACGCCGACTCGCAGGTGTTCTTCTGCTCCAGCGGCACCGAGGCCGTGGAAGGCGCGCTGAAGTTCGCCAAGGCGTTTCGCCCCGCATCTAAATTCCAGATCTCCTTCGACAGCGGCTACCACGGCAAGACGCTGGGCAGCCTGAGCCTGACCCCCAACCCCGAGTACCAGGACATCTTCCGCCCGCTGGTGCCGGGGGCGCTGACCTCGCCCTACGGCGATCTGGACGCCCTGAAAGCGCTGATCCGGCGCGTCGGCCCCGACAAGATCACCTGCGTGATCGTTGAACCCATCCAGGGCGAGGGCGGCGTGAACATCCCCCCGCCGGGCTTCCTGAGTGGGCTGGGCGAGTACTGCCGGAGGCACGGCATCGTGGTGATCGCAGACGAGATCCAGACCGGCCTGGGGCGCACTGGCCACTGGTTCGAGTCGGCGGCGCAGGGGCTGGACCCCGACATCATCACCCTGGCCAAACCGCTGGGCGGCGGGATGACGGCGGTGGGCGCCACGATTGCCCGCCACGACATTTACAAGAAGATGCTGGGCGGCCTGAGCAGCAAGCGCCACAGCAACACCTTTGGCGGCGGCGCGCTGGCAATGGCAGTGGGCTTAAAGTCGCTGGAATACCTGATCGAGAACGATCTGCCGGCCCGCAGCCTGGAACTGGGGCGGGTGGGCCTGCAGCGGTTGCGGGCCACCCAGCAGAACCACCCGCGCCTGCTGCAAGAGGTGCGCGGCCAGGGCCTGCTGCTGGCGATGCAGTTTCAGCCGATGCTGGGCGTGCCGCTGCCCGGCGTGCTCAAGGAACTGGTGTTCGAGGCCACCGCCCTGCTGGCCCTGCGCGAGTTGCATCAGTCCGGTGTGATGGCCAACCTGAGCCTGAGCAGCAAGCGCACCGTGCGACTGACCCCCGCCCTGGACATGCCCCATGACGTGTTTGACACCATGCTCGACCGGGTGGACAGCTTTGCGGGGCGGCGCCCGGTCTCGCGTGACCTGCTGACAGGAACGCCGCCTGTCCTGACTGCCCGGCTGGCGAAATTTGCCGCCAGCAAGCCCAAGAAGCGCACTCCCAGTGACGGCTGA
- a CDS encoding rhodanese-like domain-containing protein produces MPLPEGVTVVDLRPAELRFAQPLEPLLTARPILAVSLDQIEDGAHGLSPSQGPLLVVCERGVRSGLAARYLRADGLDATAYPGGVPALLREQI; encoded by the coding sequence ATGCCCCTGCCCGAAGGCGTCACCGTCGTTGATCTGCGTCCCGCCGAACTGCGTTTCGCCCAGCCGCTGGAACCGCTGCTGACGGCCCGGCCCATTCTGGCCGTTTCCCTGGACCAGATCGAGGACGGCGCGCACGGCCTGAGCCCCAGTCAGGGGCCGCTGCTGGTGGTGTGCGAACGCGGCGTGCGCTCCGGACTGGCGGCCCGGTACCTGCGGGCCGACGGGCTGGACGCCACAGCCTATCCGGGCGGGGTTCCGGCCCTGCTGAGAGAGCAGATCTAG
- a CDS encoding M55 family metallopeptidase, translated as MKVVISVDMEGVCGVASWVQVSPPEFGGLVNGTEYQLARERMTLEAAAAAEGALMGGATDVLINDSHDTMRNLLPELLPQQVRFTSGNDKPLSMVQGVQEEGVGALLFVGYHARAGSPRGPLAHTWNGFIRNVRVGGIDTGEYGLNALLAGHYEVPVVFACGDDVAMAEIRAELGEGVVTVAVKEGLSTYAAVHLHPAEAQRRIREGAEQAVRAAKNAQPYTTRWPAPCQLSFDHQARADACARVPGVTRVDAVTVGWSSENAYHLFQTFRMLATVAGVRLNG; from the coding sequence ATGAAAGTGGTCATCAGCGTGGATATGGAGGGCGTGTGCGGGGTGGCGTCGTGGGTGCAGGTCAGTCCGCCGGAATTCGGGGGCCTGGTCAACGGCACCGAGTACCAGCTGGCCCGCGAGCGCATGACGCTGGAAGCCGCCGCCGCCGCCGAGGGCGCCCTGATGGGCGGTGCGACGGACGTGCTGATCAACGACAGCCACGACACCATGCGCAACCTCCTGCCCGAACTGCTGCCCCAGCAGGTGCGCTTTACCAGCGGCAACGACAAACCGCTGAGCATGGTGCAGGGCGTGCAGGAAGAAGGCGTGGGGGCGCTGCTGTTCGTGGGCTACCACGCCCGCGCCGGCAGCCCACGCGGCCCGCTGGCGCACACCTGGAACGGCTTTATCCGCAACGTGCGGGTGGGCGGCATCGACACCGGCGAGTATGGCCTGAACGCGCTGCTGGCCGGGCATTACGAGGTCCCGGTGGTTTTTGCCTGCGGCGACGACGTGGCGATGGCCGAGATCCGCGCCGAGCTGGGCGAGGGGGTGGTGACGGTGGCGGTCAAGGAAGGGCTGAGCACCTACGCCGCCGTTCACCTGCACCCCGCCGAGGCGCAGCGGCGCATCCGCGAGGGGGCCGAGCAGGCCGTGCGCGCCGCGAAGAACGCGCAGCCCTACACCACCCGCTGGCCCGCGCCGTGTCAGCTGTCGTTTGACCATCAGGCCCGAGCCGACGCCTGCGCCCGCGTGCCGGGCGTGACGCGGGTGGATGCCGTGACGGTGGGCTGGAGCAGCGAGAACGCCTACCACCTGTTCCAGACCTTCCGCATGCTGGCGACGGTGGCGGGCGTGCGGCTGAACGGGTAG
- a CDS encoding metal-sulfur cluster assembly factor gives MDTEQNVQASPAPAGDLPSEAQVREALKIVKDPEIPVNVVDLGLIYGVDVQEGGLVDITMTLTSVGCPVQDLIRADAEMAVSRLDGVTDVNVEFVWTPPWGPDKMTEDGKRQMRMFGFNV, from the coding sequence ATGGACACTGAACAGAATGTACAGGCCTCCCCCGCCCCGGCGGGCGACCTGCCCAGCGAGGCGCAGGTCCGCGAGGCCCTGAAGATCGTCAAGGACCCCGAGATCCCGGTGAACGTGGTGGACCTGGGCCTGATCTACGGCGTGGACGTGCAGGAAGGCGGCCTGGTGGACATCACCATGACCCTGACCAGCGTGGGCTGCCCGGTGCAGGACCTGATCCGCGCCGACGCCGAGATGGCCGTGAGCCGCCTGGACGGCGTGACCGACGTGAACGTGGAATTCGTGTGGACCCCGCCGTGGGGACCGGACAAGATGACCGAGGACGGCAAGCGCCAGATGCGGATGTTCGGCTTCAACGTCTAG